A genomic region of Govania unica contains the following coding sequences:
- a CDS encoding RrF2 family transcriptional regulator, with translation MFRLSKKMLFALEAVVDIAYNGRAEPVQSKEITRRQGIPQRYLEQVMQQLVRAGILKGVRGPRGGYFLARERRRITVGEIIAVVSAIEGGTEGNDYDSPSELGRTVVKPLIDQLNRDIMHKLDSITIQDLCTRADRGGILTEADRGLDFNI, from the coding sequence ATGTTCCGGCTTTCTAAAAAGATGCTGTTCGCGCTCGAAGCGGTGGTCGACATTGCCTATAACGGCCGCGCCGAGCCGGTGCAGTCGAAGGAAATCACCCGCCGCCAGGGAATCCCGCAACGCTATCTTGAGCAGGTCATGCAGCAACTGGTGCGGGCGGGCATCCTCAAGGGCGTGCGCGGCCCGCGCGGCGGCTATTTCCTCGCCCGCGAGCGGCGACGCATCACGGTGGGGGAAATCATCGCCGTGGTCAGCGCCATCGAAGGCGGCACCGAAGGCAATGACTATGACAGCCCGTCGGAACTCGGGCGCACGGTGGTCAAACCGCTGATTGATCAGCTCAACCGCGATATCATGCATAAGCTCGACTCGATCACCATCCAGGATCTCTGCACCCGCGCCGATCGCGGCGGCATCCTGACCGAAGCCGATCGCGGCCTTGATTTCAATATTTAA
- a CDS encoding SH3 domain-containing protein, giving the protein MIQRLTGSKISPRIVLCALVVSAVLAACLATAAETDSSGDTAAEDTRVGNSGLPVPRMVSLGAQEINMRSGPGTRYPIKWVYTRKSLPVQVEAEFDIWRKIRDRDGESGWVHGSMLSGRRTVEIRGHDGSAITVLRDKASDQSNAVLRAESGVIAELIECADDWCRLRIDGKKGWAPRQSLWGLMPGDGKKS; this is encoded by the coding sequence ATGATCCAGCGTCTCACCGGCTCAAAGATCAGTCCCAGAATCGTCCTCTGCGCTCTCGTCGTGAGCGCCGTGCTCGCCGCCTGTTTGGCGACGGCCGCCGAAACCGACAGCAGCGGCGACACCGCCGCCGAAGACACCCGTGTTGGCAATTCCGGCTTGCCGGTGCCGCGCATGGTGTCGCTCGGGGCTCAGGAAATCAACATGCGGAGCGGCCCCGGCACGCGCTATCCCATCAAATGGGTCTATACGCGCAAAAGCCTGCCGGTTCAGGTCGAAGCCGAATTCGACATCTGGCGTAAAATCCGTGATCGCGACGGTGAAAGCGGCTGGGTCCATGGCAGCATGCTGTCCGGCCGCCGAACCGTGGAAATCCGCGGCCACGATGGCAGCGCCATTACCGTCCTCCGTGACAAGGCCAGCGACCAGAGCAACGCCGTGCTGCGCGCCGAAAGCGGCGTCATCGCCGAATTGATCGAATGCGCCGACGACTGGTGCCGCCTGCGCATCGACGGCAAAAAAGGCTGGGCCCCCCGCCAGAGCCTCTGGGGCCTGATGCCCGGCGACGGTAAGAAATCCTAA
- the coaBC gene encoding bifunctional phosphopantothenoylcysteine decarboxylase/phosphopantothenate--cysteine ligase CoaBC, translating to MSAKRVLLIIGGGIAAYKCLELIRRLGDQGIAVRAILTRAGAEFVTPLSVASLTGDKVYTELFSLTDESEMGHIRLSREADLVLVAPATADLMAKMAQGLANDLASTALLATDKPVMIAPTMNSRMWDHPATQRNLATLRADGVTIITPGSGALACGEVGAGRLSEPHEILAAVLDFYAARDGLKPLAGRHALVTAGPTYEAIDPVRYIANRSSGKQGYAIAAALQALGARVTLVSGPTALPDPTGVSVIRIESARDMLKACEAALPADIAVCVAAVADWRIDCDAAQKIKKTGGAPPALSFVENPDILATLSKTGPNRPALVIGFAAETEQVIDHARAKRARKGCDWIVANDVSHATGIMGGDRNSVHLITEAGIDTWPDSPKDNVARDLAARIAQFFANPTKDSAPCP from the coding sequence ATGAGCGCAAAGCGCGTTCTTCTCATCATCGGCGGCGGCATTGCCGCCTATAAATGTCTCGAACTGATCCGCCGCCTCGGTGATCAGGGGATTGCGGTCCGCGCCATCCTGACCCGCGCCGGGGCCGAGTTCGTGACCCCGCTCTCGGTTGCGAGCCTGACGGGCGACAAGGTCTATACCGAGCTTTTTTCCCTGACCGACGAATCCGAGATGGGCCATATCCGCCTGTCGCGGGAGGCCGATCTGGTGCTGGTCGCCCCCGCCACCGCCGACCTTATGGCCAAGATGGCGCAGGGGCTCGCCAATGACCTCGCCTCCACCGCGCTCCTTGCCACCGACAAGCCGGTGATGATCGCCCCCACCATGAACAGCCGCATGTGGGACCATCCGGCAACTCAGCGCAATCTCGCCACCCTCAGGGCCGACGGGGTGACGATCATCACGCCCGGCTCAGGCGCCCTCGCCTGCGGTGAAGTCGGTGCGGGCCGCTTGAGCGAACCCCATGAGATCCTCGCCGCCGTGCTTGATTTCTACGCCGCGCGCGACGGCCTCAAACCACTCGCCGGACGCCATGCCCTGGTGACCGCCGGGCCGACCTACGAGGCCATCGACCCGGTGCGCTATATCGCTAACCGCTCGTCCGGCAAGCAGGGCTATGCCATCGCCGCTGCCCTTCAGGCCCTTGGTGCGCGGGTGACCCTCGTGTCCGGCCCGACAGCATTGCCCGATCCGACAGGCGTGTCGGTGATCCGCATAGAATCCGCCCGGGACATGCTTAAAGCCTGCGAGGCGGCGCTGCCCGCCGACATCGCTGTCTGCGTCGCCGCCGTCGCCGACTGGCGCATTGACTGTGACGCCGCCCAAAAGATCAAGAAAACCGGCGGCGCGCCCCCGGCCCTCAGCTTTGTCGAAAACCCCGACATTCTCGCCACGCTGTCAAAAACCGGTCCGAACCGTCCGGCGCTCGTCATCGGCTTCGCCGCCGAAACCGAACAGGTCATCGACCACGCCCGCGCCAAACGCGCCCGCAAAGGCTGCGACTGGATCGTCGCCAATGACGTGAGCCACGCCACCGGCATCATGGGCGGCGACCGCAACAGTGTGCATCTCATCACCGAGGCGGGCATCGACACCTGGCCCGACAGCCCGAAAGACAACGTTGCCCGCGATCTCGCGGCCCGCATCGCACAATTCTTTGCCAATCCTACGAAAGACTCTGCCCCATGTCCCTGA
- a CDS encoding NAD(P)H-dependent flavin oxidoreductase — translation MKALNPLMISGREVLPLVEGGKGVSVSTGASSGAWAAAGGVGTVSCVNADSYDANGNLVPQLYFAKTRRERHEELINYAVAGGVDQVRRAYETASGEGRIHINILWEMGGAERILRSVLEKTKGLVHGVTCGAGMPYKLAEIAALHQVHYHPIISSARAFRALWKRAYKKYAEWLGSVVYEDPWLAGGHNGLSNSEDPLVPQDPYPRVAELRREMRESGVPEVPIIMAGGVWYLRDWEHWIDNPELGPVAFQYGTRPLLTKESEIPDAWKQRLMTLADGDVLLHDFSPTGFYASAVRNDYLRELEGRSLRQIPFATKPVGELMDELDLGRAPLFVAGSDRVHALDWMRQGYTEAMKTPDQTLIFVTREKRDEIRKDQTDCMGCLSQCKFSNWADNEDNSSGRKADPRSFCIQKTLMDIAHGGDVEQNLMFAGHGAYNFAKDPFYSNGFVPSVKQLVDRIVTGD, via the coding sequence ATGAAAGCCCTCAATCCTTTGATGATCTCCGGCCGGGAGGTGCTTCCACTTGTCGAGGGTGGCAAAGGGGTTTCTGTCAGCACCGGAGCGAGCTCCGGAGCCTGGGCGGCCGCGGGCGGTGTTGGCACCGTATCCTGCGTCAATGCCGACAGCTATGATGCGAACGGCAATCTCGTCCCGCAGCTGTATTTCGCCAAGACCCGCCGTGAGCGCCATGAAGAACTGATCAATTACGCCGTCGCCGGTGGTGTCGATCAGGTGCGCCGGGCCTATGAGACGGCGAGCGGTGAGGGCCGCATCCATATCAATATCCTGTGGGAAATGGGCGGTGCCGAGCGCATCCTCCGGTCGGTGCTTGAAAAGACCAAGGGTCTTGTTCATGGCGTGACCTGTGGCGCGGGCATGCCTTATAAGCTCGCGGAAATCGCCGCGCTGCATCAGGTTCATTATCATCCGATCATTTCCTCGGCCCGGGCCTTCCGCGCGCTGTGGAAGCGCGCCTACAAGAAATATGCCGAGTGGCTGGGCAGCGTGGTCTATGAAGATCCGTGGCTGGCCGGCGGTCATAACGGCCTGTCGAATTCGGAAGACCCGCTGGTGCCGCAGGATCCCTATCCGCGCGTGGCCGAACTGCGCCGCGAAATGCGTGAATCCGGCGTGCCGGAAGTGCCGATCATCATGGCTGGCGGCGTCTGGTATCTGCGCGACTGGGAACATTGGATCGACAATCCCGAGCTTGGCCCGGTGGCGTTCCAGTATGGCACCCGTCCGTTGCTGACCAAGGAAAGCGAAATTCCGGACGCCTGGAAACAGCGCCTGATGACCTTGGCCGACGGCGACGTCCTGTTGCATGACTTCAGCCCGACGGGGTTCTATGCCTCGGCCGTGCGCAATGATTATCTGCGGGAACTCGAAGGCCGCAGCCTGCGTCAGATTCCGTTCGCGACCAAGCCGGTCGGCGAGCTGATGGACGAACTTGATCTTGGGCGCGCGCCGCTGTTTGTAGCGGGTTCGGATCGGGTCCATGCGCTTGACTGGATGCGTCAGGGCTATACCGAAGCCATGAAGACTCCGGATCAGACGCTGATTTTCGTCACCCGTGAAAAACGCGATGAAATCCGCAAGGATCAGACCGATTGCATGGGCTGCCTCAGCCAGTGCAAATTCTCGAACTGGGCCGATAATGAGGACAATTCCTCGGGCCGCAAAGCCGATCCACGGAGCTTCTGCATTCAGAAGACCCTGATGGATATCGCCCATGGCGGCGATGTGGAGCAGAATCTCATGTTTGCCGGTCACGGGGCTTACAACTTTGCCAAAGACCCGTTCTATTCCAATGGCTTTGTCCCTTCGGTCAAGCAACTGGTGGATCGGATCGTCACCGGCGACTAG
- the dut gene encoding dUTP diphosphatase yields MSLTVTLQWLPHGEGLPLPRYETLQSAGVDLAAALSPDEELVLAPGDRGLVPCGLAIALPAGFEAQVRPRSGLAAKNGVTVLNSPGTIDADYRGEIKVILINHGREPFVITRGMRIAQLVVAPVTRVDWSEVHSLTESARGSGGFGSTGV; encoded by the coding sequence ATGTCCCTGACCGTCACCCTTCAATGGCTGCCCCATGGTGAAGGCCTGCCGTTGCCGCGTTACGAAACCCTGCAAAGTGCCGGTGTCGATCTCGCCGCCGCCCTCAGCCCTGACGAGGAACTGGTGCTCGCGCCGGGTGATCGCGGGCTGGTGCCCTGCGGCCTCGCCATTGCTCTGCCCGCAGGCTTCGAAGCGCAGGTGCGCCCGCGTTCCGGCCTCGCCGCCAAGAACGGCGTCACGGTTCTAAACAGCCCCGGCACCATCGACGCCGACTATCGTGGGGAAATCAAAGTGATCCTCATCAATCACGGGCGTGAGCCCTTCGTCATCACACGCGGCATGCGTATCGCCCAATTGGTGGTCGCACCTGTAACCCGCGTCGACTGGTCCGAAGTTCATTCCCTCACAGAGAGCGCACGCGGCAGCGGCGGATTCGGGTCAACCGGCGTCTGA
- the irrA gene encoding iron response transcriptional regulator IrrA, with protein sequence MPHSVVPADGSLRPFAQSLHRLRQVGLRPTRQRLALARLLFDMGYDRHMTAEALHEEAVRAGARVSLATVYNTLHQFTDNGLLREVVVDCGRAYFDTNVTDHHHFFYEDGGRLEDIPAGLVEISNIPQPLGGTVSRVDIIIRVK encoded by the coding sequence ATGCCGCATTCTGTTGTCCCTGCTGACGGCAGTTTGCGGCCTTTTGCGCAGTCCCTGCATCGGCTTCGTCAGGTTGGGTTGCGTCCGACGCGTCAGAGGCTTGCCTTGGCTCGTCTGTTGTTCGATATGGGTTATGATCGGCATATGACCGCCGAAGCCCTGCATGAGGAAGCGGTTCGTGCCGGGGCGCGGGTGTCGCTCGCCACCGTCTACAACACCTTGCATCAATTTACGGATAACGGCCTGTTGCGGGAAGTGGTGGTCGATTGCGGCCGCGCTTATTTCGATACCAACGTTACCGATCATCACCATTTCTTTTATGAGGATGGTGGGCGTCTCGAAGATATTCCGGCCGGGCTTGTGGAGATTTCAAACATCCCGCAACCGCTCGGTGGCACGGTGTCGCGGGTGGATATCATCATTCGCGTCAAGTGA
- a CDS encoding 2-hydroxyacid dehydrogenase, which translates to MSKKPLVIVTRKLPDPIETRMAELFDVQLNLSDEPFTQDQMADAVRRADVLVPTVTDRIDTRILAQANPNLRLIANFGTGVDHIDLATARQRGITVTNTPGVLTEDTADMTMALLLAVPRRLSEGERVIRSGKWEGWSPTGMLGHRIWGKRLGIIGMGRIGQAVARRAKAFGLSIHYHNRRRIEVEMEAELEATYWESLDQMLARMDILSVNCPHTPATYHLLSDRRLRLVKPHAFIINTSRGEVIDENALVRLLQQGKIGGAGLDVFEHEPAVNPKLLELDNVVLLPHMGSATIEGRIDMGEKVLINIKTYVDGHTPPDRVIMDWGQDSLYS; encoded by the coding sequence ATGTCGAAAAAGCCCCTTGTCATCGTTACGCGTAAATTGCCCGATCCCATCGAGACGCGGATGGCGGAGCTGTTTGACGTTCAGCTCAATCTGTCTGACGAGCCCTTCACGCAGGATCAGATGGCCGATGCCGTGCGCCGCGCCGATGTGCTGGTGCCGACGGTCACGGACCGTATCGATACGCGCATTCTGGCTCAGGCCAATCCGAATCTGCGGCTGATCGCCAATTTCGGCACCGGCGTCGATCACATCGATCTCGCCACCGCCCGCCAACGCGGCATCACCGTGACCAATACGCCGGGCGTGCTGACGGAAGATACCGCCGACATGACCATGGCGTTGCTGCTTGCGGTGCCGCGCCGTTTGTCGGAAGGCGAACGGGTCATCCGCTCAGGCAAGTGGGAGGGCTGGTCGCCCACCGGCATGCTGGGGCACCGTATCTGGGGCAAGCGGCTCGGGATCATCGGCATGGGCCGTATCGGTCAGGCCGTGGCCCGCCGGGCCAAGGCCTTTGGCCTGTCGATCCATTACCATAACCGCCGCCGTATCGAGGTGGAGATGGAAGCCGAGCTTGAGGCCACCTATTGGGAAAGCCTCGATCAGATGCTGGCGCGCATGGATATTCTGTCGGTCAATTGCCCGCATACGCCTGCGACCTATCACCTGCTGTCGGATCGTCGCCTGCGCTTGGTGAAGCCGCATGCCTTTATCATCAACACCTCGCGTGGCGAAGTGATTGATGAAAATGCCCTCGTGCGCCTGTTGCAGCAGGGCAAGATCGGTGGCGCCGGGCTTGATGTGTTCGAACATGAGCCGGCGGTCAATCCGAAGCTTCTGGAACTCGATAACGTGGTGCTACTGCCGCATATGGGCTCGGCCACCATTGAGGGCCGTATTGATATGGGCGAAAAGGTCCTGATCAATATCAAGACCTATGTGGACGGCCACACCCCACCGGATCGCGTGATCATGGATTGGGGTCAGGACAGCCTCTATTCGTAA
- the pnp gene encoding polyribonucleotide nucleotidyltransferase has protein sequence MFNIFRKEIEWGGRQLILETGHVARQADGAVMATYGGTTVLCAVVAAKTPKPDIDFFPLTVNYFERTYAAGKIPGGFFKREGRPSEKETLVSRLIDRPIRPLFPSNFRNETQVTCTVLSHDIENDADVVAMIGASAALTISGIPFFGPIGGAKVGYKNGEYILNPTLDELEVGDLELMVAGTRDAVLMVESEAKELSEDIMLGAVMFGHKAMQPVLDAIIALAQQAAKDPWDLPAVDDNSVLIKQIKDLAEADLRAAYGNTVKQTRVTKIGEAKAKVKKALIEEAGLSAQLVGGLLKDLEKDIVRGDILDTGRRIDGRDLVTVRPIVAEVGVLPRAHGSSLFTRGETQALCVATLGTGDDEQIIDALEGEYRENFLLHYNFPPYSVGETGRVGFTGRREVGHGKLAWRALRAVLPTKEVFPYTIRVVSEITESNGSSSMATVCGGALSMMDAGVPLTRPVSGIAMGLILEGERFAVLSDILGDEDHLGDMDFKVAGTTEGITALQMDIKIAGITEAIMKQALAQAHGGRAHILGEMEKALSGARTELSAYAPRIETFKINKEKIREVIGTGGKVIREICEVTGAKVDIEDDGTVKVSSANLDSIEKAVKWIQGIVAEAEVGRIYDGKVVKAVEFGAFVNFIGNKDGLVHISELASKRVQKVTDVVNEGDKVKVKVLGIDERGKIRLSMRVVDQETGEDLGDSPREKGGKEAVDA, from the coding sequence ATGTTCAATATTTTTCGTAAAGAAATCGAATGGGGCGGCCGCCAGCTCATCCTTGAAACGGGTCATGTTGCCCGTCAGGCTGACGGTGCGGTCATGGCCACCTACGGCGGCACGACCGTCCTTTGCGCTGTTGTTGCAGCGAAGACGCCGAAGCCTGACATCGACTTTTTCCCGCTGACCGTGAATTACTTCGAGCGCACCTATGCTGCGGGCAAGATCCCAGGCGGCTTTTTCAAGCGCGAAGGCCGGCCGAGCGAAAAGGAAACCCTCGTATCGCGTCTGATCGATCGTCCGATCCGTCCGCTGTTCCCGAGCAATTTCCGCAATGAGACCCAGGTCACCTGCACCGTTCTCAGCCATGACATCGAGAACGACGCCGACGTCGTCGCCATGATCGGCGCGAGCGCGGCTCTGACCATTTCGGGTATCCCGTTCTTTGGCCCCATCGGTGGCGCCAAGGTCGGTTACAAGAACGGCGAATATATCCTCAACCCGACCCTCGACGAGCTTGAGGTCGGCGACCTCGAACTCATGGTTGCGGGCACCCGCGACGCTGTGTTGATGGTCGAATCGGAAGCGAAAGAGCTTTCGGAAGATATCATGCTCGGCGCCGTCATGTTCGGCCATAAGGCCATGCAGCCGGTTCTGGATGCGATCATCGCGCTTGCTCAGCAGGCTGCGAAGGATCCGTGGGATCTGCCGGCCGTGGACGACAATTCGGTTCTGATCAAGCAGATCAAGGATCTGGCTGAAGCTGATCTCCGTGCCGCCTATGGCAACACGGTGAAACAGACCCGCGTCACCAAGATCGGTGAAGCAAAAGCCAAGGTTAAGAAGGCTCTCATCGAAGAGGCTGGCCTCAGTGCCCAGCTCGTCGGCGGGCTCCTGAAGGATCTCGAAAAAGACATCGTGCGTGGCGATATCCTCGATACCGGCCGCCGCATCGATGGCCGCGATCTTGTGACCGTGCGTCCGATCGTTGCCGAAGTCGGCGTTCTGCCGCGTGCCCATGGGTCGTCGCTGTTCACCCGCGGCGAAACTCAGGCGCTGTGCGTTGCCACCCTCGGCACCGGCGATGACGAACAGATCATCGACGCGCTTGAAGGCGAATATCGCGAAAACTTCCTGCTTCATTACAATTTTCCGCCCTATTCGGTCGGTGAAACCGGTCGCGTCGGCTTTACCGGCCGTCGTGAAGTGGGCCATGGCAAGCTTGCCTGGCGCGCCCTTCGCGCTGTGCTGCCGACCAAGGAAGTGTTCCCCTATACCATTCGCGTGGTGTCGGAAATCACGGAATCGAACGGCTCGTCGTCGATGGCCACCGTCTGCGGCGGCGCTTTGTCGATGATGGATGCCGGTGTTCCGCTGACCCGTCCGGTCTCGGGCATCGCCATGGGCCTGATCCTTGAAGGCGAGCGCTTTGCGGTTCTGTCGGACATCCTCGGTGATGAAGATCACCTCGGCGACATGGACTTCAAGGTGGCTGGAACGACCGAAGGTATCACTGCGCTGCAGATGGATATCAAGATCGCCGGCATCACCGAAGCGATCATGAAGCAGGCTCTGGCTCAGGCTCACGGCGGTCGCGCTCATATCCTGGGCGAGATGGAAAAGGCGCTTTCGGGCGCCCGTACCGAGCTTTCGGCTTATGCACCGCGTATCGAGACCTTCAAGATCAACAAGGAAAAGATCCGCGAAGTCATCGGCACCGGCGGCAAGGTCATCCGCGAAATCTGCGAAGTGACCGGCGCCAAGGTGGATATCGAAGACGATGGGACCGTCAAGGTGTCGTCGGCCAATCTCGATTCCATCGAAAAGGCCGTGAAATGGATCCAGGGCATCGTTGCCGAAGCCGAAGTCGGCCGGATCTATGACGGCAAGGTCGTCAAAGCCGTGGAATTTGGCGCTTTCGTCAATTTCATTGGCAACAAAGACGGTCTCGTTCACATCAGCGAACTCGCGTCGAAGCGGGTGCAGAAGGTGACCGACGTCGTCAATGAAGGCGATAAGGTGAAGGTCAAGGTGCTCGGCATCGATGAGCGCGGCAAGATCCGCCTCAGCATGCGCGTGGTTGACCAGGAAACCGGTGAAGACCTTGGCGACAGCCCCCGTGAAAAGGGCGGCAAGGAAGCGGTGGACGCGTAA
- the cysK gene encoding cysteine synthase A: MTVAKDGTKGHGKIFDSIIDTIGNTPLVRLNRMTKGLEAEVAVKLEFFNPLASVKDRIGVAMIEALEEQGKIKANTLIVEPTSGNTGIALAFVCAAKGYPLVLVMPESMSIERRKMLALLGAQLELTPAGKGMKGAIERAKEILADNPNAVMPQQFDNPANPEVHRVTTAEEIWNDTQGRVDVVISGVGTGGTLTGVGSVLKARKPSVRMIAVEPEDSPVLSGGQPGPHKIQGIGAGFVPSILDTHLIDETITIGNETAFAVARQIAREEGIAVGISSGAAVAAALEVAKRPEMKGKLIVAIVPSFAERYLTTALFEGL, encoded by the coding sequence ATGACGGTTGCAAAAGACGGCACCAAAGGCCACGGCAAGATTTTCGACAGCATCATCGACACCATCGGCAACACGCCGCTTGTGCGCCTCAACCGCATGACCAAAGGTCTTGAGGCCGAGGTTGCGGTGAAGCTTGAATTCTTCAACCCGCTCGCCTCCGTCAAGGACCGCATCGGCGTCGCCATGATCGAAGCGCTCGAAGAACAGGGTAAGATCAAAGCCAACACGCTCATTGTCGAGCCGACCTCGGGCAACACCGGCATCGCGCTCGCCTTCGTCTGCGCCGCCAAGGGCTATCCGCTGGTGCTCGTCATGCCCGAAAGCATGTCCATCGAGCGCCGCAAGATGCTGGCGCTGCTTGGCGCCCAGCTTGAGCTGACCCCGGCTGGCAAAGGCATGAAGGGGGCCATCGAACGGGCCAAGGAAATCCTCGCCGATAATCCAAACGCCGTCATGCCGCAGCAGTTCGACAACCCGGCCAATCCGGAAGTCCATCGCGTCACCACGGCCGAAGAAATCTGGAACGACACCCAGGGCCGCGTCGATGTGGTCATTTCCGGCGTCGGCACCGGCGGCACGCTGACCGGCGTCGGCTCGGTCCTCAAGGCCCGCAAGCCCTCGGTCCGCATGATCGCCGTCGAGCCCGAAGACAGCCCGGTGCTGTCCGGCGGCCAGCCCGGCCCGCATAAAATCCAGGGCATCGGCGCGGGCTTTGTGCCAAGCATTCTCGACACTCATCTGATCGACGAAACCATCACCATCGGCAACGAGACCGCCTTCGCCGTGGCTCGCCAGATCGCCCGCGAAGAAGGCATCGCCGTCGGCATCTCCTCCGGCGCCGCCGTAGCCGCCGCCCTCGAAGTCGCCAAGCGGCCGGAGATGAAAGGCAAACTTATCGTCGCCATCGTCCCCTCCTTCGCCGAGCGCTATCTGACCACCGCCCTCTTCGAAGGCCTCTGA
- a CDS encoding HesA/MoeB/ThiF family protein — protein MPLTDAQLDRYARHIILREVGGAGQQDLLRARVLVIGAGGLGSPLLMYLAAAGVGTLGIVDDDAVALSNLQRQILHSTDRVGEAKTQSAITALAALNPDVRVIAHNLRLTPDNAREIIAGYDIVADGCDNFATRFAVNDACVALKKTLVSAALSQFEGQLATFKPHAGPDLPCYRCFVPEAPEGIANCAEAGILGAVAGVMGTWQAVEVLKEILDLGQSLAGRILLYDALSARTRTVRLKRDPACPVCGARS, from the coding sequence ATGCCGCTCACCGACGCCCAGCTTGACCGCTACGCCCGCCATATCATCCTGCGTGAGGTCGGCGGTGCGGGCCAACAGGACCTGCTGCGGGCGCGGGTTCTGGTCATCGGCGCGGGCGGCCTCGGCTCGCCGCTTCTCATGTATCTCGCCGCCGCTGGCGTCGGCACGCTCGGCATCGTCGATGATGACGCCGTGGCGCTCTCAAACCTGCAACGCCAGATCCTCCACAGCACCGACCGCGTGGGCGAAGCCAAAACTCAAAGCGCCATCACCGCCCTCGCCGCGCTCAACCCCGACGTCCGGGTCATCGCCCATAACCTCCGCCTCACGCCGGACAATGCGCGGGAGATTATTGCTGGTTACGACATCGTCGCCGACGGCTGCGACAATTTCGCCACCCGCTTCGCCGTCAATGATGCCTGTGTTGCGTTGAAAAAAACCCTGGTCTCCGCCGCACTCAGCCAGTTCGAAGGCCAGCTTGCGACCTTCAAGCCCCATGCCGGGCCGGACCTCCCCTGCTATCGCTGTTTTGTCCCCGAAGCCCCCGAAGGCATCGCCAACTGTGCCGAAGCCGGCATCCTCGGCGCGGTCGCCGGGGTCATGGGCACCTGGCAGGCGGTGGAAGTGCTGAAAGAAATCCTCGACCTCGGCCAAAGCCTCGCCGGTCGCATCCTGCTATACGACGCCCTCAGCGCCCGCACCCGCACAGTGCGTTTGAAACGCGACCCGGCCTGTCCGGTCTGCGGCGCTCGTTCGTGA